In Chryseobacterium gotjawalense, the following are encoded in one genomic region:
- a CDS encoding AlbA family DNA-binding domain-containing protein, protein MIHSKHKKYRLESITDNTAWVYDIANQMQHRCFVLDHKIGDEFYLFEREMNIFNGHITFEYSILNLYEVGKIYNFEIVKETEKVIVVSNYSRLEIAVPLSFKESEDQEDIDLEIYDLDLAHNKLKFKSKGNFSSNGGEQSEVDYTVFNENEIYTLPVSKTYINRNNNLFAVAEYQGKQFSINIPPTLIQEQIGNNITIHLGFFSDGRPTLKVVRSFVTSKLYKVGDRSNFIIDKQIHDSESGMTYWSLKDQYNMYNNYHPSNDISFSVAMNNLQEGDSLSLYIFRITEKGYLDLVNEITDWDSINYLIEDVFEAIGYEDEEDRYFFNLLSDFENVDDPLVEKKNLSFIDQYNDGENLWVFTYLAFLDSEIFKKLDEGEYEEAKTLTDIYIKIEKWILEGSDYLKNFSLHKTTEIIQKAESKIEKLEAMLNAIDLYLEDKDQDFLLGIKDSLNRSPYLSKSNKNILKELVKISQFFNADSNDENLYDAIFLMIKHGFIQDDDRYTYIRSIESKISRVRDKILEARSENFIEDENVNLRFLVSNQYLLVIFNVLDKNYFRASISSINLLRFLAIYYNDVEYLNFAIKLAVRQGYLHPNILRHSDIYDISLPELKKLSVDSEIKDTYCPGAGRIFCSQAGLEFVPRNLYRKNLIKDKVQIAALDTFNLFISSTLETDPICSEDDLNDLLKKIIAKISFAKQRKEKVEEPLSDNVLNKIYSGRIKSFHNDNQSICYLRCDIDGIKKDTLLHINSYHKVKALSNVADFLQINDLIHFEIIGIEGERIVISPKFALDAYTDELLYEPVDTIGKVVKVYGDKSYVITQEGWPVFLPKSNLTVNDILEVTVSDYSQEHQSFYTSNYRLTDQQYVGETEDNYRNYLISAGMLCEYIDGKETNEDQTEHDNVQSSEETETEVLYDQNLKIISNLVLNCLEQRLFYIKEPKELTLNYFFLIVISGIIKSNKSFIYNSKLNDLAEIVKLEYEEDFEVLSTPETESENGIANLQLDQDSEVFLLIKYINTEILDLPINLPPDSKFYILKKLIESNNLFFSLDKNASVLKYLRKVIISELYNVTITGDKNSIKEFEAVLLGDSTSEENENNKKVITNLGAESKNKEFKTSVFYSASDEPQQKVILRTIAGFLNSYDGGGSLFIGVDDSGDIKGLKNDLSFDDKINTLDNYQNYIQSLVVSVFPKEINALLDYKFHKSNLLNYLEIVVPRFDKPIPFENEFYQRQGVQTRILKGADLVDFMYRKVNISNRIINIQDEVQTEDEVEFQTFDNVHQLSFEEFDNKTELEIQIEDFYADLKKEGDRSANYESLTRENLLGYLYIFKDNTYMMSSAEFDDYLFRVEITEKYKFAHLLLCYDNACVNKVEIRSILNRPFNKRYMNAMSDYGKLMSIFPFLPNSEIAIITQRFDKTYIKLFETKKISEHRIIGLKGNCIVQEDFDQVLAYHPTEKLPEDFDLFRRESKQGLGCETSKDPKLYNVLIKDLS, encoded by the coding sequence ATGATACATTCCAAACACAAGAAATATAGACTAGAATCGATTACAGATAATACGGCATGGGTTTATGATATTGCTAATCAAATGCAACATCGTTGTTTTGTTTTAGACCACAAAATAGGTGATGAGTTTTATCTTTTTGAGAGAGAAATGAACATATTCAATGGTCATATTACTTTTGAGTACAGTATTCTCAATCTTTACGAGGTAGGTAAAATATACAACTTTGAAATTGTGAAGGAAACCGAGAAAGTAATTGTGGTTTCTAATTATAGCAGACTAGAGATTGCTGTTCCGCTATCTTTTAAAGAATCAGAAGATCAGGAAGATATTGATTTGGAGATCTATGATTTAGATTTGGCGCATAATAAACTTAAGTTTAAAAGTAAGGGAAATTTTTCTTCGAATGGTGGCGAACAGTCAGAGGTCGACTATACTGTTTTTAATGAGAACGAGATTTATACCTTACCTGTAAGCAAGACCTACATTAATAGGAATAATAATTTATTTGCAGTAGCTGAATACCAAGGAAAGCAATTTAGTATAAACATTCCTCCAACATTGATTCAGGAACAAATTGGGAATAATATTACTATTCATTTAGGGTTTTTTAGTGATGGAAGACCGACCTTAAAAGTAGTTCGTTCTTTCGTTACCTCCAAACTTTACAAAGTGGGTGATCGTTCTAATTTTATTATCGATAAGCAAATTCACGATTCAGAAAGCGGGATGACATATTGGTCTCTTAAAGATCAATATAATATGTATAATAATTATCATCCGAGTAACGATATTTCATTTAGTGTAGCGATGAATAATCTGCAGGAAGGTGATTCTCTTAGTTTATATATTTTTAGAATTACAGAAAAAGGGTATTTGGATTTAGTGAATGAAATCACTGACTGGGACAGTATAAATTATTTGATAGAAGATGTTTTTGAGGCAATAGGTTATGAGGATGAAGAAGACAGGTATTTTTTTAACCTTCTCTCAGATTTTGAAAATGTAGATGATCCCTTGGTAGAGAAAAAAAACCTGTCATTTATTGATCAATATAATGATGGTGAGAATTTATGGGTATTTACTTATTTAGCATTTTTAGATTCAGAGATTTTTAAAAAATTAGATGAAGGTGAATATGAAGAAGCAAAAACGCTCACCGATATTTATATTAAAATTGAAAAATGGATACTAGAAGGATCTGACTATCTGAAGAACTTTAGTTTGCACAAAACCACAGAGATTATTCAGAAGGCAGAGAGTAAAATTGAAAAATTAGAAGCAATGCTTAACGCCATTGATCTTTATTTGGAGGATAAAGATCAAGATTTTCTATTGGGAATCAAAGACAGCCTGAATCGATCACCATATTTAAGTAAATCCAATAAAAACATTCTAAAAGAACTGGTGAAGATCTCGCAATTCTTTAACGCAGATTCAAACGATGAAAATTTGTACGATGCTATTTTCTTGATGATTAAACATGGCTTTATTCAAGATGACGATCGTTACACTTATATTCGCTCCATCGAATCTAAAATAAGCAGAGTAAGAGATAAAATTTTAGAAGCTCGCTCCGAAAATTTTATTGAAGATGAGAATGTGAATCTTCGATTTCTCGTTTCTAATCAATATTTGCTGGTCATTTTCAATGTACTTGACAAAAACTATTTTAGAGCAAGTATCTCCTCTATTAATCTTCTGCGTTTTCTTGCTATTTATTATAATGACGTTGAATATTTAAATTTTGCAATTAAACTTGCAGTAAGACAAGGATATTTACATCCGAATATTCTTAGACATAGCGATATTTACGACATTTCTCTCCCTGAACTAAAAAAACTTAGTGTAGATTCTGAAATTAAAGATACGTATTGCCCTGGCGCAGGAAGAATTTTTTGTTCACAAGCAGGATTAGAATTCGTGCCGAGAAATCTTTACAGGAAAAATTTAATAAAGGACAAAGTGCAAATAGCTGCACTTGATACTTTTAATTTATTTATTTCGTCAACGCTAGAAACAGATCCTATTTGTTCCGAGGATGATTTAAATGATCTTCTTAAAAAAATCATAGCGAAAATATCTTTTGCTAAACAAAGAAAGGAGAAAGTAGAAGAACCTCTTTCAGATAATGTATTGAATAAAATTTATAGCGGAAGGATAAAATCTTTTCATAATGATAATCAAAGTATCTGCTATTTAAGGTGCGATATAGATGGTATAAAAAAGGATACTCTTTTACACATCAATTCCTACCACAAAGTAAAAGCGCTAAGTAATGTGGCTGATTTTCTTCAGATCAATGACCTTATTCATTTTGAGATTATTGGTATTGAAGGTGAAAGGATAGTGATTTCACCGAAGTTTGCATTAGATGCATATACTGATGAGCTTTTATATGAGCCTGTAGATACAATTGGTAAAGTAGTTAAGGTTTATGGAGACAAATCTTATGTAATCACCCAAGAGGGCTGGCCAGTTTTTTTACCAAAATCTAATTTAACGGTTAATGATATACTTGAAGTAACAGTATCAGATTATTCGCAAGAACATCAGTCTTTTTACACGTCGAATTATAGGTTAACCGATCAGCAGTATGTCGGTGAAACTGAAGATAATTATCGAAATTATCTTATTTCTGCAGGGATGCTTTGTGAATATATTGACGGGAAGGAAACCAATGAAGACCAAACTGAACACGATAATGTACAAAGTTCTGAAGAAACAGAAACAGAAGTTCTGTACGACCAAAATCTAAAAATCATCTCAAATTTGGTTCTAAATTGCTTAGAACAACGCTTGTTTTATATAAAGGAACCAAAAGAACTTACACTTAATTATTTCTTTTTAATCGTAATTTCGGGGATTATAAAAAGTAATAAATCATTTATCTACAATAGTAAACTAAATGATTTAGCGGAAATTGTAAAACTGGAATATGAAGAGGATTTCGAAGTATTATCGACACCGGAGACAGAATCAGAAAATGGTATTGCTAATTTGCAACTTGATCAAGACTCAGAGGTTTTTTTATTAATCAAATATATCAATACTGAGATTTTAGATCTTCCGATTAATTTACCTCCAGATTCGAAGTTTTATATTCTTAAAAAATTAATAGAATCTAATAATTTATTTTTCTCATTAGATAAAAATGCATCTGTTCTTAAGTATTTGCGCAAAGTTATTATTAGCGAACTTTATAATGTTACGATTACAGGAGATAAAAACTCTATTAAAGAGTTTGAAGCTGTTCTACTTGGTGATAGTACAAGTGAAGAGAATGAAAATAATAAAAAGGTGATTACAAATCTTGGCGCAGAGTCAAAAAATAAAGAGTTTAAAACATCTGTTTTTTATTCTGCATCAGATGAACCACAGCAAAAAGTAATCTTAAGAACAATAGCAGGATTTTTAAATTCTTACGATGGCGGAGGTTCTTTATTTATCGGTGTAGATGATTCAGGTGATATTAAAGGGTTAAAAAATGATTTAAGTTTTGATGATAAAATTAATACGCTGGATAACTACCAAAATTATATTCAGTCACTTGTAGTGTCGGTATTTCCAAAAGAAATAAATGCCTTGTTGGATTATAAATTTCATAAATCAAATTTGTTAAATTATCTCGAAATTGTAGTGCCAAGATTTGACAAACCGATTCCTTTTGAAAATGAGTTCTACCAAAGACAAGGAGTACAAACAAGAATTTTAAAAGGTGCAGACCTGGTAGATTTTATGTATCGAAAGGTTAATATAAGTAATCGAATAATAAATATACAAGATGAAGTTCAAACTGAGGACGAAGTCGAATTTCAAACATTTGATAATGTACATCAATTAAGTTTTGAAGAATTTGATAATAAAACTGAACTTGAAATTCAAATCGAAGATTTTTATGCAGACCTAAAAAAAGAGGGCGACAGAAGCGCTAATTATGAAAGTTTGACAAGAGAAAATTTATTAGGATATCTGTATATATTCAAAGATAATACTTACATGATGTCATCTGCGGAGTTTGATGATTACCTATTTCGAGTCGAAATTACTGAAAAATACAAATTTGCACATCTTCTATTATGTTATGATAATGCATGTGTCAACAAAGTTGAAATTAGAAGCATTTTGAATAGACCTTTTAATAAAAGGTATATGAATGCTATGAGTGACTATGGGAAATTAATGTCGATATTCCCTTTTCTTCCGAATTCAGAAATTGCAATTATAACGCAGAGATTTGATAAAACATATATTAAGTTATTTGAAACAAAAAAAATATCCGAACACCGTATTATAGGATTAAAAGGAAATTGTATTGTACAGGAAGATTTTGATCAGGTTTTAGCCTATCATCCTACTGAAAAATTACCCGAAGATTTTGATTTATTTAGGCGAGAGTCTAAACAAGGTTTAGGTTGTGAGACTAGTAAAGACCCAAAATTATATAATGTTCTAATTAAAGACCTTTCTTGA
- a CDS encoding type I restriction endonuclease subunit R: protein MKYTESQLEKSFIHLLKEEGYEYVNGRDLFRASHQEVLIREDLSGFLLSRYPDLEAIELETLINELAYQPASNLYDSNKYIGKLLADGLIFKRNNPSKKDLHIRYIDIDLTSLLKTNRFKIVNQLEIQGKELRIPDLILYINGIPVVVFEFKTTIEEEITIYDAYKQLSIRYRRDIPELMKYNAFCIISDGVNNKAGSLFAPYDFFYGWHKITGEEKKALTGIHTATSIVHGMLNKQRLCDILHHFILFPDTSKKEEKILCRYPQYYAANKLFDNIQKHRKPEGDGKGGTYFGATGCGKSYTMLYLSRLLMRSTQLASPTIIIISDRTDLDDQLSRDFTNAKDFIGDENVINIESRADLRARLRGRESGGVFLTTVQKFVEDDDVLSDRTNIICISDEAHRSQVNLDLKVRIDEDGVKKSYGFAKYLHDALPNATYVGFTGTPIDKTLDVFGPVIDSYTMFESVVDEITVRLVYEGRAAKVNLNHTKVVEIEQYYQNAVAEGASEYHVEASQKAIARMEVILGDPGRIEAIVQDFISHYEKRIEEKATVAGKVLFVCASREIAYKLFKEIIKLRPEWNEKSIAEHLSEIEQKEIKSVERIKMVMTRNKDDEESLWNLLGNKEDRKELDRQFKQIHSNFKIAIVVDMWLTGFDVPFLDTIYIDKPLQTHNLIQTISRVNRKFEGKDKGLVVDYIGIKKNLNHALGLFNHSTAADDFEDLDKAVIIVRDQLDLLRQFFYEFDTTDYFTGSPIEQLNCLNRASELVLLTEKSEKFFVDVTKKLKAAYNLTCGSEIFNEKETDEIHFYFAIKSIVVKLTTGEAPDTAQMNAKVSKMVEDAIVSEGVEEIFKLDDHKANAIDLFNDKFLEKINALELPNMKIKILERLLKQAISDFKKVNKVKGIEFSERLQKIINSYNERSEGDLLDYDGIQADTSEQILDLILKLRTEMASFEDLGINYEEKAFYDILEMICRQYGFEFDKDKMLELAREIKKIVDDTAKYPDWSDRDDIKAQLKMDIIVKLHQYGYPPITQDEVYKNVLEQAENFKRNR, encoded by the coding sequence ATGAAATACACCGAATCCCAATTAGAAAAATCATTCATCCATCTTCTGAAAGAAGAAGGGTATGAGTATGTGAATGGCAGAGATTTATTTCGGGCATCTCATCAGGAGGTTTTGATTCGGGAAGATCTGAGTGGTTTTCTGCTGTCGCGTTATCCTGATTTGGAAGCGATAGAGCTGGAAACCCTTATCAATGAACTGGCGTATCAACCTGCTTCCAATCTCTACGACAGCAATAAATACATTGGGAAACTTTTGGCAGACGGTCTGATTTTTAAGAGAAACAATCCTTCTAAAAAAGATTTGCACATCCGCTACATCGATATTGATTTAACTAGTCTTTTGAAAACCAATCGGTTTAAGATTGTGAATCAGCTGGAGATTCAGGGAAAAGAACTGCGCATTCCCGATTTGATTCTTTATATCAACGGGATTCCGGTGGTGGTTTTTGAGTTTAAAACAACGATAGAAGAAGAGATTACCATTTATGATGCTTACAAACAATTGAGCATACGCTACCGAAGAGATATTCCGGAACTGATGAAATACAATGCGTTCTGCATCATCAGCGACGGCGTGAATAACAAAGCAGGTTCTCTGTTTGCGCCTTATGATTTCTTTTACGGGTGGCATAAAATAACAGGTGAAGAAAAGAAAGCACTGACGGGAATTCATACAGCGACTTCCATCGTTCACGGAATGCTGAACAAGCAAAGGCTTTGTGATATTCTGCATCATTTTATCCTGTTTCCCGATACATCAAAAAAAGAAGAAAAAATCTTGTGCCGTTATCCGCAGTATTACGCAGCCAACAAACTTTTCGATAATATCCAAAAACATCGCAAACCGGAAGGCGACGGAAAAGGAGGAACGTATTTCGGAGCGACAGGTTGTGGGAAAAGTTACACGATGCTGTACCTTTCGAGATTACTGATGCGTTCTACGCAATTGGCAAGTCCGACCATCATTATTATCTCCGACCGTACCGATCTGGATGACCAGTTGTCGAGAGATTTCACTAATGCCAAGGATTTTATTGGCGATGAAAATGTTATCAATATAGAATCTCGAGCCGATCTTCGGGCAAGATTGCGAGGCAGGGAAAGTGGCGGAGTCTTTCTGACCACCGTTCAGAAATTTGTGGAAGACGATGATGTATTGAGTGACCGCACCAATATCATCTGTATTTCAGATGAAGCCCACCGTTCGCAAGTCAATCTGGATTTGAAAGTTCGCATCGATGAAGATGGTGTAAAAAAATCGTATGGTTTTGCCAAATACCTTCACGATGCTCTTCCGAATGCCACTTATGTAGGATTTACGGGAACGCCCATTGATAAAACGCTGGATGTTTTTGGTCCTGTGATAGATTCTTATACGATGTTTGAATCTGTGGTGGATGAAATAACGGTTCGTTTGGTCTATGAAGGACGTGCCGCGAAAGTAAACCTGAACCATACCAAAGTGGTTGAAATTGAACAGTATTACCAAAATGCTGTTGCAGAAGGCGCTTCGGAATACCACGTGGAAGCCAGCCAAAAAGCGATTGCCAGAATGGAAGTTATTTTGGGTGATCCGGGAAGAATTGAAGCGATTGTGCAGGATTTTATCAGTCACTACGAAAAAAGGATTGAGGAGAAAGCAACCGTTGCCGGAAAGGTACTATTTGTGTGTGCCTCGCGTGAAATTGCTTATAAACTCTTTAAAGAAATCATCAAGCTAAGACCGGAGTGGAATGAAAAAAGCATTGCGGAGCATCTTAGCGAAATCGAACAGAAAGAAATAAAGTCAGTTGAACGCATCAAAATGGTAATGACCAGAAATAAAGATGACGAAGAAAGTTTGTGGAATCTGCTCGGAAATAAAGAAGACCGAAAAGAACTGGATCGGCAGTTTAAACAAATCCATTCCAATTTTAAAATAGCCATCGTTGTCGATATGTGGTTGACCGGTTTTGATGTTCCGTTTTTGGATACGATTTATATCGACAAGCCGCTGCAAACCCACAACCTGATCCAGACCATTTCGCGGGTCAACCGGAAGTTTGAAGGCAAAGACAAAGGTTTGGTAGTAGATTATATCGGCATCAAGAAAAACCTGAACCACGCTTTGGGATTATTCAATCACAGCACAGCAGCCGATGATTTTGAAGACCTAGACAAAGCGGTGATCATCGTAAGAGATCAGTTGGATTTACTGCGGCAGTTTTTCTATGAGTTTGATACAACTGATTACTTTACAGGATCTCCTATAGAGCAGTTGAATTGTCTGAACCGTGCGTCTGAATTGGTTCTGCTTACAGAAAAGTCGGAAAAATTCTTTGTGGATGTGACGAAGAAATTGAAAGCAGCATACAATCTGACCTGCGGTTCAGAAATCTTTAATGAGAAAGAAACCGATGAGATTCATTTTTACTTTGCCATCAAATCGATTGTCGTCAAGCTCACCACAGGTGAAGCTCCCGACACCGCACAGATGAACGCGAAAGTGAGCAAAATGGTTGAAGATGCCATTGTTTCTGAAGGGGTAGAGGAAATCTTTAAACTCGACGATCATAAAGCCAATGCCATTGATTTGTTTAATGATAAGTTCCTGGAGAAGATCAATGCACTGGAACTGCCCAATATGAAGATTAAAATTCTTGAAAGGCTCTTGAAACAGGCGATTTCAGATTTCAAAAAAGTGAATAAAGTAAAAGGTATTGAATTCTCCGAACGGCTTCAGAAAATCATCAACAGCTACAACGAGCGGAGTGAAGGCGACCTGCTGGATTATGACGGCATACAGGCCGATACCTCTGAACAGATTCTCGACCTGATCCTAAAATTGCGCACCGAAATGGCATCTTTTGAAGATCTCGGAATCAACTATGAAGAAAAGGCATTCTACGATATTCTCGAAATGATTTGCAGGCAATACGGTTTTGAGTTCGACAAAGACAAAATGCTCGAACTGGCCAGAGAAATCAAAAAGATTGTAGATGACACCGCCAAATATCCCGACTGGAGCGACAGAGACGACATCAAAGCGCAACTCAAAATGGATATCATTGTAAAGCTGCACCAGTATGGCTATCCACCCATTACGCAGGATGAGGTGTATAAAAATGTGCTGGAGCAGGCAGAGAATTTTAAGAGGAACAGGTAA
- a CDS encoding MCP four helix bundle domain-containing protein, with translation MIENLELEQTINKLGFAKEDYLFLTIKTVYLYHMKSGEKNVEYREPGDFILSRLYKDFRKNKFSEPKELSHVLFQAGYNPDSPRMLIELRGWNHQGENHPKNLNTSGHEIDRYSVNLLLGKIEYENLDMSREQEFLKKSDREYASAPKSAVAKAALQQKLSARRSIIHKGSNRKR, from the coding sequence ATGATTGAAAATTTAGAATTAGAGCAGACCATCAATAAGTTGGGTTTTGCCAAAGAGGATTACCTTTTCCTAACTATTAAAACAGTTTACCTGTACCATATGAAATCGGGAGAAAAGAATGTGGAATACCGCGAGCCAGGTGACTTTATTCTGTCACGCCTTTATAAAGATTTCCGAAAGAATAAATTTTCAGAACCTAAAGAACTCTCCCATGTTTTATTTCAGGCCGGTTATAATCCGGACAGTCCACGCATGCTTATTGAACTGCGCGGTTGGAATCATCAGGGCGAAAATCATCCCAAGAACCTAAATACATCAGGTCACGAAATTGACCGCTATTCTGTAAATCTTTTGCTGGGAAAAATAGAGTACGAAAATCTGGATATGTCCAGAGAGCAGGAATTTTTGAAAAAAAGTGACCGGGAATATGCTTCCGCTCCAAAATCTGCAGTAGCAAAGGCCGCACTGCAACAGAAACTTTCTGCGCGCAGAAGTATAATACACAAGGGAAGTAATAGAAAAAGATAA